In one window of Deinococcus terrestris DNA:
- the cas2e gene encoding type I-E CRISPR-associated endoribonuclease Cas2e, with amino-acid sequence MTLEAVPESLRGELSRWLIEVQPGVYVGNASALVRDLLWDKAVGHTRRGRCTQVYRANNEQGFVIRTHGDATRRVVNLDGYQLVAVRNARHAQLAREYDPPEDDDRL; translated from the coding sequence ATGACTCTTGAGGCCGTGCCCGAGAGCCTGCGCGGTGAGCTGTCACGCTGGTTGATCGAGGTGCAGCCGGGCGTGTATGTCGGCAACGCCTCGGCCCTCGTGCGCGACCTGCTGTGGGACAAGGCCGTGGGGCATACCCGCCGGGGCCGCTGCACCCAGGTCTACCGGGCCAACAACGAGCAGGGCTTTGTGATCCGCACCCACGGAGACGCGACCCGGCGGGTGGTCAATCTGGACGGCTACCAGCTTGTTGCTGTCCGCAACGCCCGGCATGCACAATTGGCCCGGGAGTACGACCCTCCCGAGGACGATGACAGATTGTGA
- a CDS encoding DUF808 domain-containing protein, whose product MSGGLVALLDDVAAIARLAAASIDDIGAAAAKAGSKAIGVVVDDTAVTPRYVTGFTPDRELPIIWRIARGSLRNKVVFILPAALLLSQFLPGAITPILMLGGAYLCFEGAEKVYEAVSGHKKGHHGEEPAALTGQAHEEQMVAGAIRTDFILSAEIMAISLAEVADQTFWLRAVTLMVVALLITALVYGVVGLIVKMDDFGLRLANSASGASRSVGRGLVRGMPKVLAALSVIGTAAMLWVGGHIILAGLEEFGLGGPLHAVHDLAVSAGHAVPFAEGFVEWLVETVGSGLFGLLLGGLIVAVLHLLPGRRAPAH is encoded by the coding sequence CTCGACGACGTGGCGGCCATCGCCCGGCTGGCGGCGGCCTCGATCGACGACATCGGGGCGGCGGCGGCCAAGGCCGGGTCCAAGGCCATCGGCGTGGTCGTGGACGACACGGCGGTCACGCCCCGCTACGTGACGGGCTTTACCCCCGACCGCGAACTGCCCATCATCTGGCGCATCGCGCGGGGATCACTGCGCAACAAGGTCGTCTTTATCCTGCCTGCCGCGCTGCTGCTCAGCCAGTTTCTGCCCGGCGCCATCACCCCGATCCTGATGCTGGGCGGGGCCTACCTCTGCTTCGAGGGCGCAGAAAAGGTCTACGAGGCCGTCAGCGGCCACAAGAAGGGCCACCACGGCGAGGAGCCTGCCGCCCTGACCGGGCAGGCCCATGAGGAGCAGATGGTCGCGGGGGCGATCCGCACCGACTTCATCCTCTCGGCCGAGATCATGGCGATCTCGCTCGCGGAGGTGGCCGACCAGACCTTCTGGCTGCGGGCGGTGACCCTGATGGTTGTGGCGCTGCTGATCACCGCGCTGGTGTACGGGGTCGTGGGCCTGATCGTGAAGATGGACGACTTCGGCCTGCGGCTGGCCAACAGCGCGTCGGGGGCCAGCCGCTCGGTGGGACGCGGACTGGTGCGCGGAATGCCCAAGGTCCTGGCGGCCCTCTCGGTGATCGGGACCGCCGCCATGCTGTGGGTCGGCGGACACATCATCCTCGCGGGGCTGGAGGAATTCGGCCTGGGCGGCCCGCTCCATGCCGTCCATGACCTCGCCGTGTCGGCGGGACACGCCGTCCCCTTCGCAGAAGGTTTCGTCGAATGGCTGGTCGAAACGGTGGGCTCTGGCCTCTTCGGACTCCTCCTCGGCGGCCTGATCGTGGCCGTGCTGCACCTGCTGCCGGGGCGCCGGGCACCCGCGCACTGA